The Methanoculleus taiwanensis nucleotide sequence ATGATGCGACTCTGAAAGAAGCCGTGAGATCGGCGGGATACTACAACCAGAAATCGCGATACTTGCGGGAGTTTGCAGACTTTTTCCTCTCGCTCGGCACGAAGGCTCCTGCCCGGGAAGAACTCCTCGAGATCCGTGGGATCGGGCGGGAGACGGCGGACTCGATGCTCCTCTATGCCTTTCACGTCCCGATATTCGTGGTCGATGCCTACACCCGGCGCATATTCGGAAATCTCGGGCTCATCGAGGAGAAGGTCGGGTACGATCGGATCCGGGATCTCGTCGAAGAGAACCTCCCGCCTGCTCTTCCCGTTTACCAGGAGTACCACGCCCTCCTCGTCGAACACGCGAAGCGCTACTATCGGAAAGGCGCCGATCGCCGTGCCTGTCCGCTTCTTGCATGCCGGTAGCAGAAATCCCGGATTTCCGGCTCTCCTGTCTTTGCTGCGTATTGTTACTCACGGGCAGGAGCGCTTTATACCTCTAAGCGGGCATACTGCGAACGGAGAGATCATGGTGAGGATACGGATCGTATACTACTCCTGGCAGGGGCATACGAGGACGGTAGCGACGGCGCTGGCAGAGCTGCTTGGTGCGGAACTGCAGAGGATAGAGGCCGTCTCCGAGTCGGGCATGTTTGGGAAAGCAATGAGAGCCATGCTCGGGATGAGGGCGGCGATACGGCCGCTCGATGCCAGTCTCGGCGATGTCGATCATCTCATCGTTGCAACGCCTGTCTGGGCGCAGAAAGTTCCGCCCTACGTCAACGAGTATCTCGCCGGGCTTGTGAACTGCTCCGGAAAACCGTTCTCGGTGCTCGTGGAGATGAAGGGTTCGGGGGCGGAGAGCGCCATTCGTGCGGTCAGAGACCGGCTTACGAAGAAAGGGATGCGTTTTGTCTCCTCCGCCGTTACCCTCGAGGATGAGGTGGATGCCGGAACCTACGGCCGGAAGATCGAGGAGTTTGCGAAAGCGATCCTGCAGTGATGGAAGCAACGGTTGTCAGAGGTATCCTATGAGCTGGAATATGGGCTGCAGGCAGACCCCGTCGCCGATCTTCACGCACCGGATCTCATCTCTCCCTTCGTATGCGCCGAGCGTCCGGCCGCCGTCGATCTCGACCCAGTCGTGAATGGCGACGGCGGTTTCGCGGAACTCAAGGTGGAGAGCGGCGCTCTTGAATCGCTTTGTATCCCAGATCATGATCCCGTGAACGGGCCTGGCTTTGACGCCGTTCTCGTTAAGTATCTCCACGCGAAGCAGGGCGAGATCCGTGCAG carries:
- a CDS encoding endonuclease III domain-containing protein: MHCVEWIYHELYGRYGPQGWWPLLDYGGEREPAKTGSRRGYHPLRYDLPETRTQTFEVCAGAILTQNTNWMNVERALLDLRSLGALDPLRLVRLDDATLKEAVRSAGYYNQKSRYLREFADFFLSLGTKAPAREELLEIRGIGRETADSMLLYAFHVPIFVVDAYTRRIFGNLGLIEEKVGYDRIRDLVEENLPPALPVYQEYHALLVEHAKRYYRKGADRRACPLLACR
- a CDS encoding transglutaminase-like domain-containing protein, translating into MSLLSAILLISLITPQGVLICPSIGLENAGSPPDATVPTAIAAVATPGAPPDEIIRRVETETRRYIDGRPRLFPVGIDTTLKNRIGDCTDLALLRVEILNENGVKARPVHGIMIWDTKRFKSAALHLEFRETAVAIHDWVEIDGGRTLGAYEGRDEIRCVKIGDGVCLQPIFQLIGYL
- a CDS encoding flavodoxin family protein → MVRIRIVYYSWQGHTRTVATALAELLGAELQRIEAVSESGMFGKAMRAMLGMRAAIRPLDASLGDVDHLIVATPVWAQKVPPYVNEYLAGLVNCSGKPFSVLVEMKGSGAESAIRAVRDRLTKKGMRFVSSAVTLEDEVDAGTYGRKIEEFAKAILQ